Within the Porphyromonadaceae bacterium W3.11 genome, the region GGTGCCACTCCGCTCGTGAAGGAGGGTACTCTTAATAGCTGGATTACACGCAAGATTGTGAGACAATCACGCAAGGCTTTTGGCTATGGTGTTACTGCTCTGATTGAATATAATAGCCTTCCAAAAAGCGTTCGAGAGGCATTCGAGAAGCGTTACGGGGACCCTAAATTATTAGCTGTTCAGCAAGAGGAGCGAGAGTCGGGTTATGTCGAAGATGCCTTTGCACGTAACTTCTACGAGAGTCATACGTACGATAAAAATGGCAAGACGGTTCGACTAAAAGAGAAGTATATTAATCAATATACTATAGATGCGAGTGTGCTGAACTCTCTAATTGATCGCTGGGCGGTACTTCAGGCGACCACCAATAAGCTGAATAATAACCGTAAAGACTTTTGGAAGGTACTTTTAGACTATAGTGAGGCACTTAGGTATGACTATGGTCATAAGCTCCCAGCGAGTGAAGGGGGGTTAAGAAGGAAGCTGACCGCCTACAGAAAGGAGGGGTATGTCTCACTCATCAGTAAGAAGTTTGGCAATCAGAATACCGTTAAGATTACAGAAGAGGCAGGTTTTTTCCTTATTGCTCTCAAGCGTAATATGGACTATCGGCGAAATAACAGTCAGATTTTTGAAGAATACAATCGGGTGGCTCCAGATATGGGCTGGAAATCGCTCGACAGCCTTCAGAGCCTCACAGCTTTCCTCAATGATCCTGCTACGAAGCAGAAGTGGCTTGCCACAGAGTCAGGGGAGACCCTAGCCAATAAAGAGCTCACTCGCCTACAGCGTACCATTATGCCTACCCGTCACAACAGTGTATGGGAGGGTGACGGTACAAGGCTTAACCTCTACTTCCGAGACGAAGATGGCAGTAGAACTACTACCGACGTGTACTATGTAATGGATGTGACCACACGCATGATTATAGGGTGGAGCTACGGTAAGGGCGAGACTTTTGAGATGATTCGGAAAGCCTTTCGGATGGCACTTGAGCGGAGTGGTGAGCGACCTTATCAGATTAAGACCGATAATCAAGGCTCTGCCAAGAGTGGTAGAGGACAGGAATTTATTGAGAGCATCGCACTTATGCGGAGCAATTCAGCAGTCTATCGCTCCAGCTCGAAGCTAATTGAGTCTGTTATTGGCGACCTACAGAGGATTGAGCTACGCAAGTACCCCAACTTCACTGGCACCAATGTTACCGCCAGAACAGGTCGCCCGAATATTGATTGGCTCAACGCCAATAAGGACGATTACCTCCCATCTTACGGAGAGATGATTGCCCAACATGAAGAGGCAGTACGGAGGTGGAATGAGACCATTGTCACTCGTGACGGCAAGAGCCGACAGCAACTTTATGCAGAGCTGGTGAATGACGAGCTACCCGCTGTTACGAAAATGGACTATATCAGGATTTTCTGGGAGCTACACCCTTACACTAATACCTACACGCAGAGTGGTATCACCATCACTCGTGACGGCAAGGAGATTACCTACGAGGTGTTAGATGACCGTCACCTTCCAGATGTTGAATGGTTATTGGAGAATACTGGGCGACAGTTTCAGGTCAAGTACGACCCCGATGATATGACACAGGCTTGCTTATTTAGCATTGACCCCGATGGTGAGCTACGATTTGATCGAGAGCTAAGCCCTTACCTTCAAGTGGTACGTGCTGCTCAAGATCAGACAGCAGACGATGCTAGGTACGCTCAAATCCTTGTACAGATGGATAAGCAGATGCGTATGGAGCGTGAAGCACGAGGAAGAGCCATTGATTACCTCTATGGTCGCACCTACGTACAGCCACGAGTAGCAGGACTTTCCACTGCCGAGAATGAGCGAGTTGAAGAGCGTGCTAGAGAACTTGAGGAGGAGTACCGTGGACGAGTAAAAGTGGCGAAGAGCGAAAAGCGACCAGTTAAAAAAGTCGATATACCTAAGGTCGTCCTAATGGAAGAAGCTCCAGAGAAGATTATCCAGAAAGCACAGCCGATGTCTCTAGGGCAGGTTATGAAAGCTGAGAGTAAGATGGATTATGAAGATGCCTGGCTCGCTCACCAAAATGCAGATAATAGGAAAGAGAGAATATCAAAATATTAAAGTAAAACAAATACAAAGACAACGAATTATGGAAGAGAGAGAAAAGAGAAGAATCCAGGGACAGCTGGAAGCGTATGTAAGGGTCAGTGGTAGCCAAGCGAAGGCAAGTAAACGACTAGGCATCGGTGGGGCTACCGTTAGTGCTATCCTTAAGGGGAATTGGGAGCAGATAAGCGATGATATGCTCAGACGTGTAGATGCAAAGACAGCTCGCAGTCATGAGTGGCAAATCGTCTCTACAAATGCATATACTGAGATTACCAGTGTGCTAAATCGTTGTCACCAAGAGAGTAGTGTTACATGGGTAGTAGGCGAGGCTGGGAGTGGGAAGACCACCACAGCTCGGCACTATGCTAGCACCACGGAGCATGCTTACTATGTGCTATGTAGTGAGGATATGCACAGGCGAGACTTTCTCCATACCATTAGTAGGAGCCTAGGATTTAGCCTTCCAAAGCAGAACCTCCGTGAGAGTCTGATGGATGTCGTGGATAAGCTCCTTAGTATGGATCGTCCGCTCCTTATCTTTGACGAAGCGGATAAGTTGAGTGATAGTGTATTCCATTACTTCATCCAGCTTTACAACCTACTGGAGGATCGGTGCGGTATGACTTTCCTGAGTACAGCATACATTGAGAAGCGTATGCAAAGGGGGCTTACTCTAAAGAAGCGAGGTTATGCCGAAATGAATAGCCGATTGGGGCGGAAGTTTTATGTGATAGATCCTACAACAGGCGTAGATGTTTACGGCATTTGCCAAGCCAACGGTGTGGAGGATAAGCATGGGATTGGTGATATCATAAGTGATGCGGAGCAGTATCAATTTGACCTCCGTAGGGTGAAGAAATTAGTTCAGGCAAGGAGGTAGCTATGATGGATATTCAAATAGAGATGAGATTCCCAACATTGACGAGGGCAGAAGCTCTTAGAATGTATGAGCCTATACTTGAAGAGCACCCAGACAATAAGGGGTTAATACTGATAGTCTCTTGGCTAAAAGAAATGCCCGATTATGCTAAGGTGCGGATTAAGGCAGATGTGCTGAAGAATATCTATGAAATAAAGAGAGTAGATAGAAAGAAGGCAAAAAGGGATAAAAAGTAATTATGGCGAAACAGGCAATGAGCGTGAGCCAACTATTGGCTCAGAAGAAGGAGACCTTTCAACTAAGCCCTGAGTGGCAACTTGCCTTTGATGAGCCTGAGAAAGTCGGCACATGGATCATCTGGGGGCATAGTGGGAATGGTAAGACTACCACTGCCCTAATGCTCGCCAAAGAACTTTGTAACGAAGGCACTGTGTTGTACAACTCACTTGAAGAGGGTACCTCGCTCACTCTGATGAATGCTGCTGAACGTTGCGGATTGGCAGAAGTGAATAAACGATTACAGTTTATCAGCGAGGATATGGACACATTGCTTACTCGCCTGAAAAAACGTCGTAGTCCTAA harbors:
- a CDS encoding transposase family protein is translated as MKVEYFNGHLCISRDELIGGATPLVKEGTLNSWITRKIVRQSRKAFGYGVTALIEYNSLPKSVREAFEKRYGDPKLLAVQQEERESGYVEDAFARNFYESHTYDKNGKTVRLKEKYINQYTIDASVLNSLIDRWAVLQATTNKLNNNRKDFWKVLLDYSEALRYDYGHKLPASEGGLRRKLTAYRKEGYVSLISKKFGNQNTVKITEEAGFFLIALKRNMDYRRNNSQIFEEYNRVAPDMGWKSLDSLQSLTAFLNDPATKQKWLATESGETLANKELTRLQRTIMPTRHNSVWEGDGTRLNLYFRDEDGSRTTTDVYYVMDVTTRMIIGWSYGKGETFEMIRKAFRMALERSGERPYQIKTDNQGSAKSGRGQEFIESIALMRSNSAVYRSSSKLIESVIGDLQRIELRKYPNFTGTNVTARTGRPNIDWLNANKDDYLPSYGEMIAQHEEAVRRWNETIVTRDGKSRQQLYAELVNDELPAVTKMDYIRIFWELHPYTNTYTQSGITITRDGKEITYEVLDDRHLPDVEWLLENTGRQFQVKYDPDDMTQACLFSIDPDGELRFDRELSPYLQVVRAAQDQTADDARYAQILVQMDKQMRMEREARGRAIDYLYGRTYVQPRVAGLSTAENERVEERARELEEEYRGRVKVAKSEKRPVKKVDIPKVVLMEEAPEKIIQKAQPMSLGQVMKAESKMDYEDAWLAHQNADNRKERISKY
- a CDS encoding ATP-binding protein; protein product: MEEREKRRIQGQLEAYVRVSGSQAKASKRLGIGGATVSAILKGNWEQISDDMLRRVDAKTARSHEWQIVSTNAYTEITSVLNRCHQESSVTWVVGEAGSGKTTTARHYASTTEHAYYVLCSEDMHRRDFLHTISRSLGFSLPKQNLRESLMDVVDKLLSMDRPLLIFDEADKLSDSVFHYFIQLYNLLEDRCGMTFLSTAYIEKRMQRGLTLKKRGYAEMNSRLGRKFYVIDPTTGVDVYGICQANGVEDKHGIGDIISDAEQYQFDLRRVKKLVQARR
- a CDS encoding AAA family ATPase, with the protein product MAKQAMSVSQLLAQKKETFQLSPEWQLAFDEPEKVGTWIIWGHSGNGKTTTALMLAKELCNEGTVLYNSLEEGTSLTLMNAAERCGLAEVNKRLQFISEDMDTLLTRLKKRRSPKIVFIDSFQYTQMNYPQYLRFKEELPRHLLIFISHAEGKFPSGRSAKSVMYDATLKIWVEGYRAHSKGRFIGERGYIDIWDKGVEDYWGDKK